TAATTCGTTTTATGTTGCCGGAGTCATTGTTGGGTAGTTTGGTCTTATTTTGTTGCTAGTTTAATTTAGTGTGTGGTTGTATTGTTTTAGTTTTTAGGTAGTTAGCGGCTCGGCTCGACTTTAGTTTGGTTAGTATTGTTGCGGTAGTCTATTTCGCCTTTATGATTCCTTAAGTCATGGCCCTTATTTTTTGCATCTTTGTTTAgctcttcttctttctttcttttttgtcGAGAAAATGGCTCATTTATATAGTTTTTGTTctttcagcaaaaaaaaaaaaaaaaaaaaaaaaaaaaaaaaaaacgagtactaattgaaatgatagctGTGAAAACATAGATTGAAAACATGATTAAGATTGCGAAAAGACTAAAAGAATATAAAAAAAAGTAGAAGAATGAAAAATAactgaaaattttaatattttttagaTCAAGTTGGTCCAAAAGACTGAACCCTAATATATATCTCTCTAAAATGTTACCGACTTAAACATTCATCTTTTGTTTGACCGTTACACACATACAGCATAAAGTGTAGTTTAACAACTTTCATAAACACTGATATTAGATGGGTGTTTTTTTCTGGTACGATACTACGATATATTTTGATTTTCAAATTTTAAGGGATACTTGGACTGGTTGTTTCAGTGACATTATATAAGGGTGGTCTTGATATTACAATAAGGGTGGTTTTAGTATATCAGTAAACATAGAGGGCCTTGTTAAAAAATACGAACTCTGAAGGATATATATAAAGCAGAGGAGATTGAAAGAGTTGTTTGCTACCCAAAAAATTTGATTTCAAAAGCCAAAAAAAGGAAAGAACGCAACAAAACAGCCGAGATCGTAAGCATAAGGGTTTTTAAATTTCAATGAAGCTTGCTCTCAATTGATTAAAAGGTATAATAATTCGTTcaatccctaaaccctaaattttacAATTCAAATCTTCATCTTTcactacactaaaccctaaatttcaCCTTAAATTCTACTCGTTTTACTCAATTTACTCTAACATTATACCGAATTGTAATGATTGATGGTCAATAATCAATCGTTGCTaattatttctttttgttgttgttTTTCTAATATGTGAATTTAATTTTCGCATCTGTAAAATTCAAATTCTTTGAATTTTTATATTTTGAATTTTCTGCATCTGTATGTTGACTCTTTATTTGATTGATGTGCTAAATAATGATACATCATTGATGATGTGTTTCAGATAATTTAATTTTGTTCATGGCGCCAACAAGGAAGTCTAGAAGTGTGAATAAGCGATATTCGGATTATGTTGATGTCTCTCCCAGTAAAAATGTTGCTAGTAAATCCGGACGACAGGCGAGTTTATAGATTATTTACCGAATCTATTTGCATTTTGTGACCCAAGTGTATTTTGAATTGATTATAGCTTGCATAATGGTTCACAGGTTCCTTATACTAGTTTACTCTATCTATATCTAATCGTTGGGCTCTTTTTAATAAATCAGTGGGAAATGAAGTTGttgaaattaaattaaatttaaaagcAAGGAGACCAGGCTACTCACCTTTCGTTTAAATTTGATCTTTTAAACTAGAAATGGAAATGGGTTAAATTGTAAGGTAAATACAAGTGGTTGCTAGTACTTTATTTGTGTTGTATCTATCATGTATATTGTATACACTACTACTTTATAAATAAGCATTTGTATATATCTTTTGACTTATCTCTGTATTAGATTACCAAGTCCCGATGTTAATTAGTGTTGGTTTTAAATATCTTCTAAATGAATCACAaaaactattaatttattttcTTGATTTGGTTGTCGACATGTATGAGGAGATTACCTTCTCTCCCTTCTATAGTTTGGGCAGTTGCATGGTCTCTTATTTGTTTGCTATGTGTGCGCGTTAGTTAGTATGATATTTTAGATACTTTTTGATGAACACGTAAAGGTTTATCTTTTTCCTTTAACTTACATTTTGGCAAGATCATATAGTAATCTTGTCTGATACGAAATTCTTTGGTGCAGAAGAGGAAGCTTTCTGACATGTTAGGATCTCCATGGACTGATGAAGAGGTTGAGCGCTTTTATAAAGCCTATAGAAAGTTTGGTAAAGACTGGAAAAAGGTTTGTTTATTCTTCATCTTCATTGTGATTTAGTTACTATCTCAGCCCTACTTTACTACAAAAGTGGTGATTATTTTCTTTCATATTCTTAGCCAAACTTCTATTTTGTACCTCACAATCTGATTTGATAAAgtacacatgttttttttttttttttttccatttacaTTTAGGTGGCTACAATGGTGCGTACCAGGACCTCTGAAATGGTTGAGGCTCTCTACACAATGAACAGGGTAATGACTCGTATTACAAGCGTCTAAATTGTCTAATGGATGACATTTACTGCAATAAATATTATGTGTATCTTGTTTAGAGTCATTGGTTGAGCTGCATATAGTTGATTGCTTCTCTGTTCTTTGCGTTTCATCTTTTCTAGTATTCATTTCTTTAAATGATATATGTTGTTCAAGTACATAACTGCATTTTCTAATTAACTAATTTCCAGGCATACTTGTCATTGCCGGAGGGAACGGCTTCTGTGGTCGGTTTCATTGCAATGGTTTCGGATCATTATAATGCCATGGTGAGACTCTATCAATATGTTATATTGTTGATTTTGGTGATTTATGCAACGTGCACTGTTTTTCTTTGGCATCAACTTATGTACATTACTAACAGGATGGAAGTGATAATGATCAAGAGACGAATGATTTTCAAGAAGCTCGCAAACCTAAAAAACGTAACCATGGATTAGTTCAGAAAAATGGTAAGGAAGAACATAAATTGCTATCCAGGCAGGTTGGTTCAAGTGATGGGCGTTCGCCACAACTGAAGATAAGGGAATCAGATGGTAAACTTCTGCAATCTTCTTGATATGATTGTTTAGTGGCTGTAAAGTTTGTTATTTTTttaagttctcatttgaatattgaaGACATATATTTAAATGAATGTAGGATGTACTGTTCGGAAAAGAACACCTCGATTCCCTATCAACCATTCATCTAGAAGAGATAATGTTGGAAATTACGCTTCACCTTCTAATAGAAGCCAAAAGAGAGAGGTTGATGACGTGGCACATGGTGCTGCACTAGCATTAACAGAAGCATTACAAAGAGGAGGCTCCCCACAAGCTTCTCAATCACCATACCATATGAAACCTACACCTTCAAAGGGCAGGCAAAAAATTGTAATGATTTCATTAAGTATTCTCTTGTTTTATATGAAAAGATCAACTCTGTTAGATTCGTTGTTTACGTATCACGTTCCATTTGGCAGTGGGACACGATGAGGACCAAGAATTATGGTAATTTGATGGATGAAGATGCTTTTGAGGGTAGTTCAGGTAGTAGAGGGGCTGAAAATGTAAATGGTGAAGAAGTTTACCATAAAGGGAAAAAGTTATATGGGCAAAAAGATGATAATGAATTCGATGGTGGTGAAGCATGTAGTGGTACAGGTGAAGGACTTGCTGATATTGAGGTTGCAGATGAGAATATTGAGCAGTGTTCGTCTCAGGGTAAAAGAAAAAGGAACAAAAAACTTTTTTTTAAAGGTAAATATTCTTAATAATCACTGTTTTCCTCTTGATAGTTGCAAAGATTACTCATTGGATGTTCTATAGTAGTTACAAACTATTTTAAATATTACTTGTCTACTTGCGTGTTTATGATATGATTAGTCTTTAAGTCTTGTACTCATTTGTGCAGACGAAAGTTCTGGTTTGGATGCACTGGAGACATTGGCCAATTTATCGCTGATGATGCAATCATCAAAAGTAGATTCTGGTAAACGTATAATGCTTATATATTTTTATCAACATAACTTTTAAATATGAGGTTTACTATTTTGATGGCTTACATTTTTGTGTTTGTGTGCAGATACAATTGTATTGAAAGACGATAAGCCTCCAACTGGACATCGTAGATACAAAACGAAAGTATCGGCTGACAAAGAGAAAATAGTAAATGAGTTTCCTAGAGTTGATGCTTTTAAATCTGGAAGATCTAAACCAGGAAGAGAATCAAAAGTTGATTATAAGGCTTTATCTGAAGGAAAACATCTAGATCATTCTTTCAGTAAACCATGGAAAAAAAGAAACAAATCTTCTTCGATTGAGGTAAGTGCAAAGTTCTTTGATTCATCATAGTTTGGTCCTTCAATTGTTTTGGTTTTTACATGTTTGGTCCTTCAATTCAGGCCCCATTCAAAGATGAAGAAAAGTTTGCAAATAAAGTCACAAGTGCTAAAGAAGATAATGCTCCTTCAAAAAATTGTAAAGCTACAAGACTTGTGGAGTACTCTTCTTCAAATAGTAATACATCAAGAACTGGGCCCGACTCTGCAATATCAAAATCACTGCTGGCAAATTCTGATGATATTGATCTGCCATCTAAAAGAAGAAATAAACGTAAGGTGATTCCGAATAAATTAGCCGAGCATGATGAGATGAAACTGGGGAAGATTGCTTCAAAAAGTCAACCAATTAGAAAGACTGAACACCAGGAGGGGCCCCACTACTTAAAGGTTATTCAGAAACCTTCTTTAGATGCTGCTAGTGGTGGCAATTTTGACCTCATGAAGTTATGGAAGTGTCAATATGGGTTATGAataggttttataaaataaaattgcaGATTTTGATTGTACTTTTATAGTTTTTGGCATCATATTTAAAGTTTTTTTATTAATCAAATTAAAACCGAAGATATGTTGTCGATTAACTTACTGACCTGAACTCTTTGATCCACGTCATTTTGACATATTTTCCAACCCACCCATACTGCCACCTCTGGTTATTCTTTTTATCAGTCTTTATTAAGACAATTTGAAACTAATATCAGGTTTTGCAGGAGAGGGCTTTTCGTCATCTTTCGTCTTCTAGTGTACGTAGATGGTCCACGTATGAGTGGTTCTATAGTGCAATTGACTACCCATGGTTCGTTAAAAGGGAATTCGTTGAGTACTTACATCATGTTGGGCTAGGGCACATTCCAAGACTAACCAAGGTTGAGTGGGGTGTCATAAGAAGGTATTTCATTTATCTATCCGGCCTATATGAATTTTATATAGGTTGTTTTTCATATATCTATACATCTATATCTATACTGTGGGTGGAGATTTCCTTTTCTTGACTCGTGGTTAaggaaacgacttctcttctattttagggtagaggaaggattgtctacatcttacctcccccatacctcgcaggcgcgggattgggtattgttattgttgttgttgttgtatatctaTACTTCATCTTCATTATTTTTAGTTCATTGGGGAAGCCTCGAAGGTTCTCAAGTAATTTCTTACGTGAAGAAAAGGAGAAACTTTGGCAATATCGGGAATCTGTAAGGAAACATTACACCGAGCTTCGAAGCGGGACCCGCGAAGGACTACCAACCGACTTGGCACGTCCATTAGCAGTAGGGCAACGGGTCGTTGCCATACATCCAGAATCAAGAGAAGTTCATGATGGAAGTGTACTAACTGTTGATCATGATAAGTGTAGGATTCAGTTTGATCGTCCCGAGTTAGGTGTTGCTTTTGTTAAGGTAAGGTGCTTAAATTGCATACCTGAATCATTATTAAACACTTGTAAATTGAAAAATACCTAACTGATTTTTATAGGATATCGATTGTATGCCCTCAAACCTGTTGGAAAACATGCCTGAAGCTCTTAGAAGAGAAAGCAGTGAACTTTATAGATTCTCTTTGAACTCTCGAGAGCCACCGTTGTCTCAATCGGTTGTTGGATCTTTCTTGAAACATGGTTCTAATGACCATCTTGAGCAGATTCCTACTATAACTTTGAATCACCAACCGGTTAGTTTTTTTATAAGTTGTTTGTTCTTTGTTTGTTCTGATGTCTTATTACTTCTTTTACTTTTAATATATTGTTTATTTAGACTATAAAAGGTTATAGGGAGTAAATGTATAAACAAAATATGCTAATATCTGTTCAGATACATAACGGGTCTGCACCTGTTAAAGCTGCGGAAAATGTTTCTCAAATTCAATCAAGAGAAACTGATATTCGTGCTCTTTCGGAGCTTACTCGCACTCTCGATAAAAAGGTAATCTTTATGCTCATACATTACATCAAACTTTTGTCTTTATCTGCACCTAGTTATTACATGTAGTATATTAGACTCAGGTATACTAAATGATGTGTAACCGAAGTTTTTTCTTATTTATTTCAGGAAGCAATATTGGCAGAGCTTAAGCTTGTAAATGATGGTTTAATAAGTCACAAAAATGAGACAGGCGTTGACATGAAGTTATCTGAAAGCTTCAAAAAGGAGTATGCGTTGGTGCTAATGCAGCTCAAAGAAGCCAGTGACCAGGTATATAATCTGACTAtaattatgttatttttatatttttatattttatattttattgttTTTTACTGAGACAATTACTGAAATATTATTCCAGGTTACTTCTGCTCTTCTTAATTTGAGGCAACGTAACACATACCCAGGGAACCCTTTGCCTCCTTGGCAAAAGCTCCAATCTAGTTCGAGTGGTTTTGTGGGCCCTATTAGTTCTGCAGACAACTCATCATCAAATAATCAGTTACCATCTAACGTTGTTGAAACTGTGAATAATTCAAGACTTGAAGTACATAAACTTGTACATACTGCTACACAGGTAATCAAACTTTGGAAATCTTATGCTGCCTAAGTgtgtgtttgtttacctcttaattgaatggttcggcattctgaaccattcagagttgaaacactctcttaaacatcaagcacctaaattttatgtaatatcttCCTTGAATCATATCCAGAACACTTAATAAACAAATACATTGAACTATTTAATCATTTAACACATTAATAAGATAATTTTTACCCAATTCATATCgtttattcaaaatgattatcaaacagcttattttcattcagaaccaaGTTTATTCAGAGACTTTGAAccattcagattatgaaccatttagcgctaaatcattcagttttatcaaacgcagccTAAGAAAACTTCTTCACTATATACACAACTTTGTAATGCTTCTTGTGTCCCAAATTTACTGTTCACAATAAACAAGCCTAAGAAAACATAAACATTCAGTTTGTTATCAAGTTGATGATGCAATTCAAATGATTTACTTAAAAGTTGCTTGATATAGATTGTGTTGTCAAATAAAAAAGTTCATCTGAATAGGGGGCCCTCTAATATATTTACGTACACGTGTTTATCAGATTATGCACTCTGAACATTTCATTGTAACCATATACTTCAAAAAGTTAGAGACTGATTTAATTATATTATGATGAGTCAGGCACTGTCTAAAATAAATGGGGAGCAAAATGTTCACTCACAAGTTGCAGCAGTAATGGATTCACTGAAATTTCCAATTGAATATGGGTCATCAACAATCAGACCTTCGGAGCAGGCCAACGGGGGAACATATAAGAACAAGTTGAATTCAACACCCGACCCGTTTACAAACTACCTTCCATCCGATTCGAAGTTGCAGCTTGATGATTCTGTTAAAACTGATTCAATAACCTTTGAACTTATTGTCTCTTGTGTTGCTTCATTTCGTCTGATGCAGGTAACTCATATCTTGCAATTTTCATTTTACAGGGAATGTTACAGTAGATGTGTCTATTTTGACCCATTAATCTATGAATGTCAATTTGGATTATGTTTCATCTTTAACAGGTCAAACATAAATTTAATGAAGAAAAAATTAGCTTAGTAGGAAACAGGTTTAATGGGTCCACAAACATAAATTTGATAACGGAAAAATTAGCCTAGTACACAAAAAAGTTGCACATCTTATGTTACTCATCCCGCCTGTTATGTTGATTATGCAGGTGTGTACTGAACAACAATACCCACCGTCTGATGTGGTTCAGATGCTAGATTCTGCGTTTGCACGCTTGCATCCTCTATTACCTCAACATCTTCCAATATTTAAAGAGTTACAAATGTGCATGGGAAGACTTAAAACTCAGATACTTGCCCGTGTCCCGTCATAGGGAAGTTTCCATCTTCCTTTCATGTATTTTGTAtcttaatataagtttttattacttCTATATTTCATGGTAGTTCCGTTTCTCTAATAATTGTTACttacatataatattatatatagtacagaagctAGTTTCTGGATATGTTTTAATTTGAGATCTAGGACATTGCCCACATTTGCTATCTTGTAATCAACAATGTAGCAGTTTTAGGCTTACCAGTTACATAATTTTTCTTAAAACAGTTTCAACAAGAGTCAGAAGTACAGCTCACTTTCAACTTTCGATGAAACAAAGTTACAGTTAGTAAGATCATTCCCACATAAAAGCTACTATTCATAAG
The window above is part of the Rutidosis leptorrhynchoides isolate AG116_Rl617_1_P2 chromosome 1, CSIRO_AGI_Rlap_v1, whole genome shotgun sequence genome. Proteins encoded here:
- the LOC139886393 gene encoding protein ALWAYS EARLY 3-like isoform X2, which gives rise to MAPTRKSRSVNKRYSDYVDVSPSKNVASKSGRQKRKLSDMLGSPWTDEEVERFYKAYRKFGKDWKKVATMVRTRTSEMVEALYTMNRAYLSLPEGTASVVGFIAMVSDHYNAMDGSDNDQETNDFQEARKPKKRNHGLVQKNGKEEHKLLSRQVGSSDGRSPQLKIRESDGCTVRKRTPRFPINHSSRRDNVGNYASPSNRSQKREVDDVAHGAALALTEALQRGGSPQASQSPYHMKPTPSKGRQKIWDTMRTKNYGNLMDEDAFEGSSGSRGAENVNGEEVYHKGKKLYGQKDDNEFDGGEACSGTGEGLADIEVADENIEQCSSQGKRKRNKKLFFKDESSGLDALETLANLSLMMQSSKVDSDTIVLKDDKPPTGHRRYKTKVSADKEKIVNEFPRVDAFKSGRSKPGRESKVDYKALSEGKHLDHSFSKPWKKRNKSSSIEAPFKDEEKFANKVTSAKEDNAPSKNCKATRLVEYSSSNSNTSRTGPDSAISKSLLANSDDIDLPSKRRNKRKVIPNKLAEHDEMKLGKIASKSQPIRKTEHQEGPHYLKERAFRHLSSSSVRRWSTYEWFYSAIDYPWFVKREFVEYLHHVGLGHIPRLTKVEWGVIRSSLGKPRRFSSNFLREEKEKLWQYRESVRKHYTELRSGTREGLPTDLARPLAVGQRVVAIHPESREVHDGSVLTVDHDKCRIQFDRPELGVAFVKDIDCMPSNLLENMPEALRRESSELYRFSLNSREPPLSQSVVGSFLKHGSNDHLEQIPTITLNHQPIHNGSAPVKAAENVSQIQSRETDIRALSELTRTLDKKEAILAELKLVNDGLISHKNETGVDMKLSESFKKEYALVLMQLKEASDQVTSALLNLRQRNTYPGNPLPPWQKLQSSSSGFVGPISSADNSSSNNQLPSNVVETVNNSRLEVHKLVHTATQALSKINGEQNVHSQVAAVMDSLKFPIEYGSSTIRPSEQANGGTYKNKLNSTPDPFTNYLPSDSKLQLDDSVKTDSITFELIVSCVASFRLMQVCTEQQYPPSDVVQMLDSAFARLHPLLPQHLPIFKELQMCMGRLKTQILARVPS
- the LOC139886393 gene encoding protein ALWAYS EARLY 3-like isoform X1, producing MAPTRKSRSVNKRYSDYVDVSPSKNVASKSGRQKRKLSDMLGSPWTDEEVERFYKAYRKFGKDWKKVATMVRTRTSEMVEALYTMNRAYLSLPEGTASVVGFIAMVSDHYNAMDGSDNDQETNDFQEARKPKKRNHGLVQKNGKEEHKLLSRQVGSSDGRSPQLKIRESDGCTVRKRTPRFPINHSSRRDNVGNYASPSNRSQKREVDDVAHGAALALTEALQRGGSPQASQSPYHMKPTPSKGRQKIWDTMRTKNYGNLMDEDAFEGSSGSRGAENVNGEEVYHKGKKLYGQKDDNEFDGGEACSGTGEGLADIEVADENIEQCSSQGKRKRNKKLFFKDESSGLDALETLANLSLMMQSSKVDSDTIVLKDDKPPTGHRRYKTKVSADKEKIVNEFPRVDAFKSGRSKPGRESKVDYKALSEGKHLDHSFSKPWKKRNKSSSIEAPFKDEEKFANKVTSAKEDNAPSKNCKATRLVEYSSSNSNTSRTGPDSAISKSLLANSDDIDLPSKRRNKRKVIPNKLAEHDEMKLGKIASKSQPIRKTEHQEGPHYLKVLQERAFRHLSSSSVRRWSTYEWFYSAIDYPWFVKREFVEYLHHVGLGHIPRLTKVEWGVIRSSLGKPRRFSSNFLREEKEKLWQYRESVRKHYTELRSGTREGLPTDLARPLAVGQRVVAIHPESREVHDGSVLTVDHDKCRIQFDRPELGVAFVKDIDCMPSNLLENMPEALRRESSELYRFSLNSREPPLSQSVVGSFLKHGSNDHLEQIPTITLNHQPIHNGSAPVKAAENVSQIQSRETDIRALSELTRTLDKKEAILAELKLVNDGLISHKNETGVDMKLSESFKKEYALVLMQLKEASDQVTSALLNLRQRNTYPGNPLPPWQKLQSSSSGFVGPISSADNSSSNNQLPSNVVETVNNSRLEVHKLVHTATQALSKINGEQNVHSQVAAVMDSLKFPIEYGSSTIRPSEQANGGTYKNKLNSTPDPFTNYLPSDSKLQLDDSVKTDSITFELIVSCVASFRLMQVCTEQQYPPSDVVQMLDSAFARLHPLLPQHLPIFKELQMCMGRLKTQILARVPS